A window of Micromonospora sp. WMMC415 genomic DNA:
GGGAGGACGGGCGTGAAGGCGCTGTGCTGGGAGGGCGTCGGCAAGCTCGCCGTACGCGACGTACCGGAACCGCACATCCGCGCGGAGGGCGACGTCATCGTGCGGGTCCGGGCGAGCAGCGTCTGCGGCTCCGACCTGCACCTCATCAACGGGTTCGTGCCGGCGATGCGGGAGGGCGACATCCTCGGCCACGAGTTCATGGGCGAGGTCGTGGAGACCGGGCCGGGCGTACGCCGGCTGACCGTCGGCGACCGGGTCGTCGTCGGCTCGGTGGTGGCGTGCGGCGGCTGCTGGTACTGCCGCACCGAGCAGTACTCGCTCTGCGACAACTCCAACCCGCAGCCGGTCTTCGCCGAGAAGATGTGGGGGCACTCGCCCGCCGGCATCCTCGGCTACTCGCACGCCGCCGGCGGCTACTCCGGCAGCCACGCCGAGTACGTGCGGGTGCCGTTCGGCGACGTCGGGGCGTTCAAGGTGCCCGACGGGGTGCCCGACGACTCGGTGGTGTTCGCCTCCGACGCGATGCCGACCGGCTGGATGGCCGCCGACTTCTGCGGCCTGACCGGCGGCGAGGTGGTCGCGGTCTGGGGTGCCGGCGGGGTCGGCCAGATGGCGGCCCGCGCCGCGCAGCTGCTCGGCGCCGAACGGGTGATCATGGTCGACCGGCTGCCGGAACGGCTGGCCACCGCCGCCGACCGGCTCGGAGTGGAGACGGTCAACTACGCGGAGACCGACGTCCTGGAGGCGCTCCGGGAGATGACGGCGGGCCGGGGCCCGGACGCGTGCGTCGAGGCCGTCGGCATGGAGTCGCACGACGTCGGTCCGGCGTACGCGTACGACAAGGCGAAGCAGACCGCCCGGATGCAGTCCGACCGGCCCACCTCCGTGCGGCAGGCGATCATGGCGTGCCGTAAGGGCGGCACGGTCAGCATCGTCGGCGTCTACACCGGGTTCATCGACAAGTTCCCGCTGGGCGCGGCCATGAACAAGGCCCTCGTGCTGCGGATGGGCCAGATGCACGCCCAGCGTTACATCCCCATGCTGCTGGACCGGGTCGCGGCCGGCGAGATCGACCCCGGTTACCTGGCCACCCACCCGATGCCGCTGACCGAGGGCGCGCGCGGCTACGAGATCTTCGAGAAGAAGGAGGAGGGCTGCCTCCGTACCGTCCTGCATCCCTGACGGCCCGCGCCCCGCGCCCCGACCGGGGCGCGGGGCGGGTCAGGCGGTGCGGCGGACGCCGGTGACGACGAAGCCGCTCGCCGGCAGCGTCGGCATCCGGCCGAGGTCCAGGGCCAGGTCCTGCGGCGGTACGTCGTACGCCATGGCGCTGGTCAGGTTGGTCACCGCGCGCTTCATCAGCTCGATGGTGATCCACTCGCCCGGGCACCGGTGCCCGGTGCGGTGCTCACCGCCGCCCTGCGGAATGAAGCTGAACGGGTCGCCGCGCCAACCGATGAACCGATCCGCGCGGAACTCCTCCGGGGAGGGCCAGAGCGCCGGGTCGTGGTTGGTGCCGTACAGGTCGAGCAGCACCCGGCGGCCCTCGGGGAAGTGGTAGCCCTGCCAGTCGAAGGAGCGCCGTACCCGGGCGGCGGTGACCGGGAAGAACGGGTAGTACCGCCGTACCTCCTGCACGAAGCTCTCGGTGGTCTCGTCGCTCTCGCCGACCCGCTCCCGCCAGGCCGGGTGGTCGTGCAGTGCCAGGGCCGCGAAGACGACGAAGCGGTCCACCGCGACGGTGGGGCGCAGCACGTTCAGCAGCTCCACCGCGGCGATCCGGCGGGGAAGGAGACGGCCCTCCACATCGCGGTGCTCGGCGACGGCCCGCAGCGCGCTGCCCTCCGGCGCGGGCAGCGTGCCGGCGCGTACCCGCTCGACCAGGTCGCCGGCCCAGCGTTCGCCGCGGCCCCGGGCGAGCCGGCCCCGCCAGTGGTTCGGGCCGATCGCCGCCGCGCTCTCGATCATCGCGTGCAGCTCGGCGGTACGCCGGTTCACCTGCGACTCCGCCAGCGGCACGCCCGCCCAGGCGCAGACCGCCCGGGTGAGGATCCGGGCCACCTCCTGGTAGAGCACCACCGGCCCGGAGCGCTCCCAGACCGGGATCCGGGCCCGCCACTCGTCGTCGAAGAGCTGGCCGAGCCGGCTGATCCCGCTCGGGGTCATGATCGACATGAACATCGCCTTGCGGTCGGCGTGCGGCGCGCCGTCGAGGCCCTGCACCCCGCCGACGCCGGTGAGCGTGCGCTGGGCCCGCAGCGGCATGGCCTTCGCCCGGACGAAGCGCTCGGTGTCGTAGAACAGCTCGGCGGCCGGCCGGCCACGCAGGCAGGTGGTGGTCACCAGCAGGAGCCGAGTGGTGAAGATGTCCGTGCCGTAGCGGTCGCACCGGTCGCTGATGAACCGGTAGCCGGAGCGCAGGAACGACAACGTGCTGTCCGGGCTGCGGTCCACCGGCATCGTCGCCATCGCTCCTCCTGACGCAGCTCGTCCGCCGACCGCTTCTACCCGGGCCAACGCCGCTGAATCCACCCCCACACCGTCGACCGAGGGCTCCGACGCAGGCGCTAGTCGAGGTCGAACTCGCCGTCCTGGGCGCCGGCGACGAAGGCGTCCCACTCGGCCTGGGTGAACACCAGCACCGGACCGTCCGGGTCGGCCGAGTTGCGCATGCCGATCAGGTCGTCGACGAACGCGACCTCGACGGCGGCGTCGGAGGTGTCACCCTCGGCCCGCTGCCAGACCGCCCGGGAGAGGTCGAAGTCGCCCTTGGGGTGCGTCGTCATGATCCAGTCCTCCAGTACCGCAGGTCGGGGGGCGCGGGTCGGAATCCCCATCGGGCAGGATAAGCGGATGCCGAGCCTGACCCGTGTAGAGGCGACCGCGCGCGCCGCGGTGATTACCGTCGAGTCCTACCAGGTGGACCTCGACCTGACCGGCGGCGGCGAGCTGTTCCGCTCGCACGTCACCATCCGGTTCCGGGCGACCCCCGGCGCCGGCACGTTCGTCGAGTGCAAGCCCGCGGCCCTGCGGTCGGCCCGCCTCAACGGCACCGACCTCGATCCGGCCGCACTGGACGACAACCGGCTGCCGCTGTCCGGTCTCGCCGCGCACAACACGCTCACGGTCGAGGCCGACATGGCGTACTCGAACACCGGTGAGGGCATGCACCGGTTCGTCGACCCGGCCGACGGCGAGACGTACCTGTACGCGATGTCCTTCCTCGACGACGTGCAGCGCATCTTCGCCGCGTTCGACCAGCCCGACCTGAAGGCCCCGGTCACCCTCACGGTCACCGCCCCGGAGCACTGGACGGTCGCCGCCAACGGCGAGCCGGCCGCCACCCCGCGCCCCGGCCGGTGGGAGTTCGCCCGGACCGCGCCACTGGCCACGTACTTCGTCTCGCTGATCGCCGGGCCCTGGCACGTCCGGCGGGACGAGCACGACGGCGTCCCGCTCGGTGTCTTCTGCCGTCGCTCGCTCGCCGCCCACCTGGACGCCGACATCGACGAGATCTTCACCGTCACCAAGCAGTGCCTGGACCGGTTCCACCAGCTCTTCGCCGAACGGTACCCGTTCGGCAAGTACGACCAGGCGTTCGTGCCGGAGTTCAACGCCGGCGCCATGGAGAACCCGGGCCTGGTGACCATCCGCGACGACTACGTCTTCCGGTCGGCCGTCACCGACAGGCAGCGCGAGCTGCGGGCCACCACCATCGCGCACGAGATGGCGCACATGTGGTTCGGCGACCTGGTGACCATGCGCTGGTGGGACGACCTGTGGCTGAACGAGTCGTTCGCCGAGTACCTGGGCACCCGGGTGACCGCCGAGGCGACCCGCTTCGACAACGCGTGGACGACGTTCGCCATGAAGCGCAAGGCCTGGGGGTACGCGGCCGACCAGCGCCCGTCCACCCACCCGGTCGCGCCGCAGGAGGTGCGCGACGCCGCCGAGGGCCTGCTCAACTTCGACGGCATCTCGTACGCGAAGGGCGCCAGCGTCCTGCGGCAGCTCGTGGCGTGGCTCGGCGACGACGCCTTCCTGGCCGGCCTCAACGCCCACTTCGCGAAGCACCGGTTCGGCAACGCCACCCTCGCCGACCTGCTGGGCAGCCTGTCCACGGCGAGCGGGCGCGACCTGACCGGCTGGGCCGACCGGTGGCTGCGCACGGCGCAGGTCAACACGCTGCGCGCCGATGTCGCCGTCGACGCCGACGGTCGCTACGCCGAGGTGGCGGTGGTGCAGACCGCCCCCGAGTCCCACCCCGTGCTGCGCCCGCACCGGATCGGCGTCGCCCGGTACGCGGCCGACGGCTCCGTCGCGCACACCGAGGTCGACCTGGATCCAGCCGCCGACGGCGGCCGTACGGTGCTCGCCGACCTGGCCGGAACCCCGGCCGCCCGGCTGCTGCTGCCCAACGCCGGTGACCTGACGTTCGCCAAGATCCGCCTCGACCCGGCCTCGGCGGACGCCGTGCCCCTGGTGCTGCCCGGCCTGCCGGACCCGCTCGCGCGGGCGCTGCTCTGGGGCGAGGCGCTGGACGCCGCGGCCGACGGGGAGCGACCCGTCGCCGCCCTGGTGGGGCTGATCACCGCCGCGCTGCCGGCGGAGACCGAGGTGGTGATCGCCGAGGACGTGCTCACGCTGAGCCGTTCGCTGGTCGACCGCTATCTCGATCCGCTCGCCCGGGAGGCCGCCCTGGTCCGCGTCTCCGGGGCCTGCCGCCACCTGTTGGACACCGCTCCCGTGGGCGGGTCGTTGCAGCTCGCGGCGGCCCGGGGCTGGATCGCCGCGACCACCGACGCCGACCTGCTGACCGGCTGGCTGGCCGGCCGGGACGTGCCGCCGGGGCTCGCCGTCGACGCCGAGCTGCGCTGGGCGGTGCTGGGCCGGCTGGTGGTGCTCGGGGCGGCGGGCCCGGCGGAGATCACCGCCGAGGCGGCGGCCGACCGGAGCGCGGCCGGCGCCGAGCGGGCCGCCCGCTGCCGGGCCGCGCTGCCCGACCCGGCCGCCAAGCAGGCCGCCTGGGAGATCGTCGTTGCCGGCACGGAGCTGTCCAACCGGCTGGTCGAGGCCACGGCCGAGGGCTTCTGGCAGCCGGAGCAGGCCGAGCTGACCAGCCCGTACGTGACGCGCTACTTCGCCGACATGCCGGCCGCCGCGCAGCGCCGTACGCCCTGGGTGGCCGACCGGATCGCGGCCCTGGCGTTCCCGCGCTACGCCGTCGCGCAGACCACCCGGGAGGCGGTCGCGGCGCTGCTCGCCCGCGACGACCTCACGCCCGGTCTGCGCCGCCGCGTCGTCGACGCGGACGACGACCTGCGGCGCGCCCTGGTCGCCCGCACGGCCGTCGCCGCCGCCGCGGCCTGACCGGTTCCGGCCGGCGCGGGTCCGCCCGTGCCGGCGGCGCGACCCTGGCGATCGTCGGCGCGGCCGGTGCCGCCCCGGCCGAGGCGAAGCCGGAGCCGAAGCCCCGGACGGGCCGGGGACGGCCGGGCGGGGGCCCGGCCTAGGATCGCGGGGTGGAGGAAGACATCCGGCGGATCGGGATCATGGGCGGCACCTTCGATCCGATCCACCACGGGCACCTGGTCGCGGCCAGCGAGGTGGCCGACCGCTTCGGGCTGGACGAGGTCATCTTCGTCCCCACCGGCCAGCCGTGGCAGAAGGCCGACGAGCCGGTCAGCCCCGCCGAGGACCGGTACCTGATGACGGTGATCGCCACCGCCTCCAACCCCCGCTTCCAGGTCAGCCGGGTCGACATCGACCGGGGCGGCCCCACCTACACCGTCGACACGTTGCGCGACCTGCACGCCGAGTACGGCCCGAAGGCCCAGCTCTTCTTCATCACTGGTGCGGACGCCCTGTCGAAGATCCTCTCCTGGAAGGACCTGGACGAGATCTTCGAGCTGGCCCACTTCGTCGGTGTCACCCGGCCCGGCTTCGTCCTGTCCGACGCCCACCTGCCCGCCGACACGGTGAGCCTGGTGCAGGTGCCGGCGATGGCCATCTCGTCGACCGACTGCCGCGAGCGCGTCGCCCGGGGCGAGCCGGTGTGGTACCTGGTCCCCGACGGTGTGGTGCAGTACATCGCCAAACGCCGGCTCTATCGGGCGTGATCTGTCCCGCTATGCGGTTGTTCGTACCCTCGACGCACGGTAACTGACCGGTCGGAACGCGCCGGTGTGTGAGAGGCTTGGAGGGGTCGCACGGATGATCGAAGGAGAACGGTGACAGTTTCCGAACGCGCTCACGAGCTGGCGACGGCCGCCGCGCAGGCCGCCGCCGACAAGAAGGCACAGGACATCGTCATCATCGATGTTGGTGACCAGCTCGCCATCACCGACGCGTTCCTGCTCGCCGCCGCCCCCAACGAGCGCCAGGTGCTCGCCATCGTCGACGCGATCGAGGAGCGGCTGCTCGAACTGCCGGAGAAGGCCAAGCCGGTCCGGCGCGAGGGGGAGCGTGGCGGCCGCTGGGTGCTGCTCGACTACGTCGACATCGTCGTGCACGTCCAGCACACCGAGGAGCGCGAGTTCTACGCCCTCGATCGGCTCTGGAAGGACTGCCCGCAGATCCCGTTCGTGGACCGGGACCTCGCCGCCGCCGAGTCCGGCGCCGCCGCCGAATGACCCGGCTGATCGTCTGGCGGCACGGCAACACCGACTGGAACGCCACCGGCCGCGTGCAAGGGCAGACCGACGTCCCGCTGAACGACGTCGGGCGGGAACAGGCCCGCAGCACCGCGCCGCTGCTCGCCGCGCTGCGCCCGGACGCCATCGTCGCGAGCGACCTGAGCCGCGCCGCGGACACCGCCGCCGCGCTGGCGGCGCTGACCGGGCTGCCGGTCCGGACCGACGCGCGGCTGCGCGAACGGCACTTCGGGCTCTGGCAGGGCCTCGCCCTCACCGACGCCGCCGAGCGCTACCCCGACGAGTACGCCCGCTGGCGGGCCGGTGACCCGGACCCGGGCGCCGGCATCGAAACCCTCGACGACCTCGGCAAGCGGCTCGGCGCCGCATTCCAGGACGCCGCCGACGCGGTGCCCGGCGGCACCGTCGTGGTCACCACGCACGGGGGCGGCGCCCGGCAGGGCGTGGGCCAGCTGCTCGGCTGGGACCACAGCGTCCTGCGAGCGGTCGGCTCCCTGCAGAACTGCCATTGGACGGAGCTGCGCCACGACGGCGCCCGGGGCTGGCACCTGCGGGCACACAACGTCGGGTTCATCTCCGCGCCGGTCACCGACCCGGTCTGACCCCGGCCGGCCGCGCCGGCGGTCGTCGTTGCCGTCCGGGCTGGCGATGGTACGGCCTCGGCGATCCCCGCCGAGATCGGCTAGCGTTCCGGCATGCCCGTCGCGGTCGTCACCGACTCCACCGCCTACCTTCCCCCCGAACTGCTGGCCGCCCACCGGCCGACGGTGGTGCCGCTGACCGTCGTGCTGAACGGTGTGGAGGGGCTGGAGGGGGTCGAGACCTTCCCGGCCGACGCCACCCGCGCGCTCAGCGGCCGGCGGGTGTCGGTCAGCACCTCCCGGCCGGCTCCGGAGCAGTTCGCGGCGACGTACCGCCGGCTTCTCGACGACGGCGCCGAGGGGATCGTGTCGGTCCACCTGTCGGCGGAGCTGTCCGGCACCGTCGAAGCCGCCCGGCTGGCCGCCGCCGACATCGGCGAGCGGGTGGCGGTGGTGGACAGCCGCTCCTGCGGAATGGGGACCGGCTTCCCGGCGGTCGCCGCCGCAACGGCCGCCGCGAGCGGTGCCGACCTGCCCGGGGTACGCGACGCCGCGCACGACGCCGTCGCCCGGACCACGGTCTTCTTCTACGTCGACACGCTGGAGTTCCTGCGCCGGGGCGGCCGGATCAACGCGGCCTCGGCACTGCTGGGCACCGCCCTCTCGGTGAAGCCGATCATGCACATGCCGGACGGCGCGATCGTCCTGAAGGACAGGGTGCGCACCGCCAGCCGGGGCGTCGCGCGCCTGGTCGACCTGGCCGTCGAGGCGGCCGGCGACGCGGACGTGGACCTCGCCCTGCACCACCTGGCCGCCCCGCAGCGCGCCGAGGCGCTCCGGGAGGCGCTGGCCGCCCGGCTGGGCGACCGCCTGCACGACACGTACGTCTCCGAGGCCGGCGCGGTGGTCGCCGCGCACGCCGGACCGGGCCTGGCCTGCGTGGTCGTGCACCGCCGCCCGCCAGCGGGATAGCGTCGGTGTCGGTGTCGGTGTCGGTGTCGGTGTCGGTGTCGGTGTCGGTGTCGGTGTCGGTGCCGCGTGCCGCGTGCCGCGTGCCGCGTGCCGCGTGCCGCGTGCCGCGGTGCCGGCTGCCGGGTGCGTGAGCCGGCAGGTCTGCCGATGTGCGACGCGGTCGGGGCGACGGGCGCCGAGGTGCCGGGCCGAGGAGCGTCGGCTGACGGCAACGGGTCGCATCCTGTCGAGCTGCCCCGTCGGTGAGACCACCTCGCCCGGGCTGCCGCGGCTGTGGTGGAGGGAGCGCGATGTCCTGTGTGGTGACCGGGGGCGGCCGTGGGATCGGCCGTGCCCTCGTGGAACGGCTCCTCGCGACCGGGGAGACCGTCGTGGTCCTCGAACGGGACCCGCACGCGGTCGCGTGGGTGAGCCCGCACCCGGCCGCCGACCGGCTGGTCGCCCTCGTCGGTGACGCCGCCGACGAGGAGGTCGCCGGCCGGGCCGCCGACCTCGCCGAACGGAGCGGGCCGCTGACCGGCTGGGTGAACAACGCGGCGGCGTTCCGGGACGCCTCGGTTCACGAGACGTCAGCGGGAGAGGTGTTCGACCTGATCGGCAGCAATCTCCGCCCGGCTCTGGTCGGTGCCACCGTCGCGGTTCGCCGCTTCCTCGCCGGCGGGACCGGCGGGGCCGTCGTGAACGTCTCGTCGCACCAGGCCCGCCGGCCGGTGCCGGGCTGTCTGCCGTACGCCACCGCGAAGGCCGCCGTGGAGGGGCTGACCCGGGCGCTGGCCGTCGAGTACGGGCCGCAGGGCGTCCGCACCAACGCCGTCGCCCTCGGCTCGGTGGCCACCGAGCGGCACGCCGCCTTCCTCGCCGGGCGGGAGCAGGCGGAGGCCGAGTGGATCGATGCCGACCTGCGGCGGTTGCATCCGGTGGGGCGGATCGGCCGGGTCGAGGAGGTCGCCGAGGCCGTCGCGTGGCTCCTGTCGCCGGCCGCCAGCTTCGTCAACGGCGTCACCCTGCCGGTCGACGGTGGCCGTTCCGTGCTGGGCCTCGACCCCGAGGCCGGCTGACCGGTGGTCGGCGACGACGACGACGCTCCGGCCCTCGTCGAAGCCCCGGTCGCCGAGGTGACGGCGTACCCGCATACCACGCCAGAGGCATGATCAGGGCGTTGTCCACAGTGGCGCCGTCGTCCACAGATGCGGGGGACGGGGGCAGCCCTAACGGCCCGTCGCTGCCTAGCCTCACGCCGTGTCGTACGACGAGGAGACGGCGGTACGCCGGCGGCTGCACCGCGTGCTGCCGACGACGGACGACGGAGAGGCCCCCGCGCCACACCTCGGCGGTGTGGTGCCGCTGGTCCCGACGGATCCGGGCGACGCGCCGCCGCTCACCGACCCGGGCGGCATGCCGTCCGCGACGGTTCCGGCCAATGCCTGGCCGGCGGACGATCGCGGCCGTCCCCGGGCCGGCGTGGGCCGGGCGTTGCCAGGGCCGGGAGCGTTCGACCCGGGGCGGCGCGGCGTGCGGGCACTGGCCGTCGTCGCCGTGCTGGTGGTGCTCGCTACCGCCTTCTGGGCCTGGCGGTCCCGGCCGCAGATCGAACCGGTCACGCCGGAGGTGGCGGCGTCGGCGGTCGCCCCGACCGGAGGGCCCGCGCCGTCGGCAACGCCGGGTGACGAACTGGTCGTGGCGGTGGCCGGGAAGGTCCGCCGGCCGGGGCTGGTGCGCGTACCGGCCGGTGCCCGGGTCGCCGACGCCGTGCAGGCGGCCGGGGGAGCGCTGCCGGGCGTGGACGTGGCCCTGCTGAACCCGGCCCGCAAGGTCGCCGACGGGGAGCTCATCCTCGTCGGGGTCGCCGCACCACCCGGTGTGGCCCCGGCGGGGCCGGCCGCGGGTGCCGTGCCGGGAGCGGGCGGCAAGGTGAACCTGAACACCGCGACGCTGGCGCAGCTCGACGCGCTGCCCGGGGTCGGGCCGGTGCTCGCGCAGCGCATCCTCAGCCACCGGGACCAGCAGGGCGGCTTCCGGTCGGTCAGCGACCTGCGCCAGGTCGACGGCATCGGCGACGCACGGTACGAGCAGCTCAAGGACCTGGTGACGGTGTGACCGGCCACCGTGAACCGCCGGTTACCCAGGACGTACCGGATCTGCGGCTCGCCGGTCTGGCGGTCGCCGCGTGGCTGTCGGCGCTGGCCGGGTTGCAGCTCGGCGCCCGGACGGCGGTCCTCGTCGCGCTGGTCGCCGCCGTGGCGGCCGGTGCCGGCGCGCTGCACCTGCTCGGCCGCCTTGGCCGGCCGGCCGCGCCCGTGCGCCGGCACGGTTGGATCGCCGTCGCCGTGCTGCTCGGCGTGGTGTGCGGGGCGAGCGCCACCGCCGCGCGGGTCGCCGTGCGGGACGCGGCACCGGTCCGCGCCCTGGTGGAGGCCGGTGCCACCGTCACCGCCGACCTGGTCGTCCGGGACGACCCCCGCGCGGTACGCGGCGTCCCCGGACGACCCGCCATGTTCCTGGTCCCGGTGGAGTCGACCCGCTTCGTCGGGCCGGACGGCGGTAGCGTCGAGGCGCGGGTGCGGGTTCTCGTCCTCGCCACCGATCCGGCCTGGCGGGGACTGCTGCCCGGGCAGCGGCTGACCGCCGAGGGCCGACTGGCTCCTCCGCGCGGCGGCGACCTGACCGCCGCTGTACTGCGCTCCACGCGACCTCCGGCCGAGCATGGAGCGCCGCCGACGTCCCAGCGGGCCGCCGGTGCGCTTCGCGCCGGACTCCAGGACGCCTGCGACCCGCTGCCGGACGAGCAGGGCGGCCTGCTGCCCGGGCTGGTGGTGGGTGACACCAGCCGGTTGCCGTCCACGGTGGAGGAGGACTTCCTCGCCACCGGGATGACGCACCTCACGGCGGTCTCGGGGTCCAACGTGGCGATCATCGTGGGCGCGGTGCTGCTGCTCGCCCGTTGGGGGCGGGCGGGTCCCTGGCTCGCCGCCGGTCTCTGCGCGGTCGCGCTGGTCGGTTTCGTCATCCTGGTCCGCCCGTCGCCGAGCGTGGTGCGGGCGGCCACGATGGGCGCGATCGGGCTCGCCGCGTTGGCGGTCGGCCGGCCGCGGGCGGCACTGCCCGCGCTGGCCGCGGCGGTGACCGTACTGGTGCTCGTCGACCCGGAGCTGGCCGGTGACGCCGGCTTCGCCCTCTCCGTGCTGGCCACCGGCGGGCTGCTGCTGCTCGCCCCGCGATGGCGGGACGCGCTACGCCGCCGCCGGGTGCCGGCCGGCGTCGCCGAGGCGGTGGCGGTACCCGCCGCCGCGCAGCTCGCCTGCGCGCCGGTCGTGGCGGGGATCTCCGGCACGGTCAGCCTGGTGGCCGTCCCGGCGAACCTGCTCGCGGTGCCCGCCATCGCACCCGCCACGGTGCTCGGCGTGGTGGCGGCGGCGCTCTCACCGCTCTGGCCGGCCGGGGCCGGATTTCTCGCGTGGCTGGCGAGTTGGCCGGCGTGGTGGCTGGTCACCGTCGCGCACCACGGGGCCCGCGTGCCGGCGGGAACGCTGCCGTGGCCGGACGGTGCGGCCGGGGCCCTGCTGCTGTCCGGGCTGACCCTGGGGCTGCTGGTGGCGGCCCGGCGTCCGGTGGCCCGCCGGCTGGTGGCCGTGGTGGCCGTCGCCGCCGTGCTCGGCGCCCTGCCGGTGCGCCTGGTGGCGTCCGGGTGGCCGCCGGCAGGTTGGGTGGTCGCCGCGTGCGCGGTGGGGCAGGGCGACACCGTGGTGCTGCCGGTCGGTCCGGGGCGGGCGGTCGTGGTGGACGCCGGGCCGGATCCCGCCGCAGCAGACCGGTGCCTGCGCGGGCTCGGCGTCCGGGAGGTGCCGCTGCTGGTGGTCAGCCACTTCCACGTCGACCACACCGGCGGCCTCGCGGGCGTGTTCCGGGGACGCCGCGTCACCACGGTCCTGGCTCCGTCGTGGCCCGAACCGGCGGCCGGGCGGGACCTGGTACGGGCCGAGGCGGCGGCTGCGCCCGCGGACCTGGTGACCGTCCCGGCCGGTTGGCGTTACCGGGCCGGCGGTGTCGAGCTGACCGTGGTGGGACCGCCCTATCCGCTGCGGGGCACCCGCTCGGACCCGAACAACAACTCCCTGGTACTGCTCGCCACGGTCGGCGGGGTGCGGATCCTGCTCGCCGGGGACGCGGAGACCGAGGAGCAGCGCGCTCTGCTCGACCGGCCCCCGCCGGGCGGGCTCCGGACGCACGTGTTGAAGGTCGCTCACCACGGGTCGGCGTACCAGGATCCGGCCTTCCTCGACGCGGTCCGTCCGGCGGTCGCGCTCGTACCGGTGGGGGCGGGCAACACGTACGGGCACCCGAACCCGGCCGTGCTGGGCCGCCTCGCGCGGGCCGGCGCCCGGGTGCTGCGTACCGACGTCGACGGTGACGTGGCGGTGGTGGTCCGGCCGTCCGGCCTCGCCGTGGTCACGCGGGGCCAGGATCAGGAACGACCCGCCTAGGCCTATTGTCAAAGTTGACGGCAGTAGAGATAAATGTCTGGATTTGCGCTGAGTGCGGGGTCCGCGAGCGGAGTCCGGACGACCAGGCTGGCGCAGGCGGCCGGCCGTGCGAATATGGGCGGCGTGACCGCCGCCAGCCTCGCTCCCATTGTGCTCGTCCTCGGCGACGAGGAGCTGCTCGCCACGCGCGCGGTCACCGAGACGATCGCCCGCGCCCGCAGCGTGGATCCCGACGTGGACGTCCGCGAGTATCAGGCCGGCACGTTGACCGTCGGTGAGATCGCGGAGATGCTCAGCCCGTCCCTCTTCGGCGGGCCGCGACTGCTCGTCCTTCGATCCGGCCAGGACGCGCGCAAGGACCTGACGGGCGCGCTGCTCGCGTACGCGAAGAACCCCGACCCGGACGTCCACCTGGTCGTGCTCCACCTGGGCGGCGCCAAGGGCAAAGCCTTCGCGGACGGCCTGAAGGCGGCCGGCGCGACCGTCGTCCCGGCGACCAAGCTGAAGGGCCACCGCGAGCGGGTGGCC
This region includes:
- a CDS encoding zinc-dependent alcohol dehydrogenase → MKALCWEGVGKLAVRDVPEPHIRAEGDVIVRVRASSVCGSDLHLINGFVPAMREGDILGHEFMGEVVETGPGVRRLTVGDRVVVGSVVACGGCWYCRTEQYSLCDNSNPQPVFAEKMWGHSPAGILGYSHAAGGYSGSHAEYVRVPFGDVGAFKVPDGVPDDSVVFASDAMPTGWMAADFCGLTGGEVVAVWGAGGVGQMAARAAQLLGAERVIMVDRLPERLATAADRLGVETVNYAETDVLEALREMTAGRGPDACVEAVGMESHDVGPAYAYDKAKQTARMQSDRPTSVRQAIMACRKGGTVSIVGVYTGFIDKFPLGAAMNKALVLRMGQMHAQRYIPMLLDRVAAGEIDPGYLATHPMPLTEGARGYEIFEKKEEGCLRTVLHP
- a CDS encoding cytochrome P450, whose amino-acid sequence is MATMPVDRSPDSTLSFLRSGYRFISDRCDRYGTDIFTTRLLLVTTTCLRGRPAAELFYDTERFVRAKAMPLRAQRTLTGVGGVQGLDGAPHADRKAMFMSIMTPSGISRLGQLFDDEWRARIPVWERSGPVVLYQEVARILTRAVCAWAGVPLAESQVNRRTAELHAMIESAAAIGPNHWRGRLARGRGERWAGDLVERVRAGTLPAPEGSALRAVAEHRDVEGRLLPRRIAAVELLNVLRPTVAVDRFVVFAALALHDHPAWRERVGESDETTESFVQEVRRYYPFFPVTAARVRRSFDWQGYHFPEGRRVLLDLYGTNHDPALWPSPEEFRADRFIGWRGDPFSFIPQGGGEHRTGHRCPGEWITIELMKRAVTNLTSAMAYDVPPQDLALDLGRMPTLPASGFVVTGVRRTA
- a CDS encoding DUF397 domain-containing protein yields the protein MTTHPKGDFDLSRAVWQRAEGDTSDAAVEVAFVDDLIGMRNSADPDGPVLVFTQAEWDAFVAGAQDGEFDLD
- the pepN gene encoding aminopeptidase N translates to MPSLTRVEATARAAVITVESYQVDLDLTGGGELFRSHVTIRFRATPGAGTFVECKPAALRSARLNGTDLDPAALDDNRLPLSGLAAHNTLTVEADMAYSNTGEGMHRFVDPADGETYLYAMSFLDDVQRIFAAFDQPDLKAPVTLTVTAPEHWTVAANGEPAATPRPGRWEFARTAPLATYFVSLIAGPWHVRRDEHDGVPLGVFCRRSLAAHLDADIDEIFTVTKQCLDRFHQLFAERYPFGKYDQAFVPEFNAGAMENPGLVTIRDDYVFRSAVTDRQRELRATTIAHEMAHMWFGDLVTMRWWDDLWLNESFAEYLGTRVTAEATRFDNAWTTFAMKRKAWGYAADQRPSTHPVAPQEVRDAAEGLLNFDGISYAKGASVLRQLVAWLGDDAFLAGLNAHFAKHRFGNATLADLLGSLSTASGRDLTGWADRWLRTAQVNTLRADVAVDADGRYAEVAVVQTAPESHPVLRPHRIGVARYAADGSVAHTEVDLDPAADGGRTVLADLAGTPAARLLLPNAGDLTFAKIRLDPASADAVPLVLPGLPDPLARALLWGEALDAAADGERPVAALVGLITAALPAETEVVIAEDVLTLSRSLVDRYLDPLAREAALVRVSGACRHLLDTAPVGGSLQLAAARGWIAATTDADLLTGWLAGRDVPPGLAVDAELRWAVLGRLVVLGAAGPAEITAEAAADRSAAGAERAARCRAALPDPAAKQAAWEIVVAGTELSNRLVEATAEGFWQPEQAELTSPYVTRYFADMPAAAQRRTPWVADRIAALAFPRYAVAQTTREAVAALLARDDLTPGLRRRVVDADDDLRRALVARTAVAAAAA
- the nadD gene encoding nicotinate-nucleotide adenylyltransferase, translating into MEEDIRRIGIMGGTFDPIHHGHLVAASEVADRFGLDEVIFVPTGQPWQKADEPVSPAEDRYLMTVIATASNPRFQVSRVDIDRGGPTYTVDTLRDLHAEYGPKAQLFFITGADALSKILSWKDLDEIFELAHFVGVTRPGFVLSDAHLPADTVSLVQVPAMAISSTDCRERVARGEPVWYLVPDGVVQYIAKRRLYRA
- the rsfS gene encoding ribosome silencing factor: MTVSERAHELATAAAQAAADKKAQDIVIIDVGDQLAITDAFLLAAAPNERQVLAIVDAIEERLLELPEKAKPVRREGERGGRWVLLDYVDIVVHVQHTEEREFYALDRLWKDCPQIPFVDRDLAAAESGAAAE
- a CDS encoding histidine phosphatase family protein, encoding MTRLIVWRHGNTDWNATGRVQGQTDVPLNDVGREQARSTAPLLAALRPDAIVASDLSRAADTAAALAALTGLPVRTDARLRERHFGLWQGLALTDAAERYPDEYARWRAGDPDPGAGIETLDDLGKRLGAAFQDAADAVPGGTVVVTTHGGGARQGVGQLLGWDHSVLRAVGSLQNCHWTELRHDGARGWHLRAHNVGFISAPVTDPV